A DNA window from Ipomoea triloba cultivar NCNSP0323 chromosome 10, ASM357664v1 contains the following coding sequences:
- the LOC116033311 gene encoding uncharacterized protein LOC116033311 gives MSSGGAEQGLFSASEVQMIDFLRASFRQMLSDQENELKAEMENLKKAKEWVGETEEWKMKVRREMEELKAEKKEVDEERVKVCEERYVWLERRLARIEENVAYVAGMLLRKDAQNAAGTSTPNKEAGKSTVSSSYLNLNPQNVGSGAWVDQNEMRLAFVNDPQLCLTAVCALYRNLISAPLSNDQSGVELAKYLIDGHPENKLNRAVSDISKVVTEESIRLALKYSRQLFRIYSSGEDPLFCHNSTTSASSKP, from the exons ATGAGTTCAGGGGGGGCGGAGCAGGGCTTGTTTTCGGCTTCGGAGGTGCAGATGATTGATTTTCTAAGGGCTTCTTTTCGGCAAATGTTGAGCGACCAAGAAAATGAGCTCAAGGCGGAGATGGAGAATCTCAAAAAAGCCAAGGAGTGGGTGGGAGAAACTGAGGAATGGAAAATGAAGGTGAGACGAGAaatggaagagttgaaggcCGAGAAAAAGGAAGTTGATGAGGAGAGAGTGAAGGTTTGTGAGGAAAGATATGTGTGGTTGGAGAGGAGGCTGGCTCGCATTGAGGAGAATGTTGCTTATGTTGCTGGGATGCTTCTCAGAAAGGATGCTCAGAATGCTGCTGGTACTAGTACTCCCAACAAGGaag CTGGCAAGTCTACAGTTTCTTCTTCGTACCTCAACTTGAACCCTCAAAATGTTGGGAGCGGAGCATGGGTGGATCAAAATGAGATGCGTTTGGCATTTGTAAATGATCCTCAACTTTGTTTGACCGCTGTTTGTGCACTTTATAGAAACCTAATTTCTGCGCCATTATCAAATGATCAATCCGG GGTTGAATTGGCCAAGTATCTCATTGACGGCCACCCAGAGAATAAACTCAATAGGGCTGTCTCAGACATATCTAAAGTTGTTACTGAGGAATCTATAAGGTTAGCTCTCAAGTACAGTAGGCAACTTTTCCGCATTTACTCTAGCGGTGAGGATCCTTTGTTCTGTCACAATTCTACAACCTCAGCTAGCTCCAAGCCTTAA
- the LOC116031522 gene encoding uncharacterized protein LOC116031522: MASSSASTSQSVGSSEASTLKRRSNDVGWDYGILVDAKNLDRVKCLLCRKVLSGGVYRIKEHIAHIQGNVVPCSKATKDDQLKCRNAINEAKMRRKNKKVNDDNLRAEVNINARSEPIDVEELQGSLESRVKEYICRWAYEADIPFHAFERDSFKMMLEAIGQFGPGVELPSRYEMSETFLKKEVDKVRESLKIHEEEWKLNGCSIMTDAWTDRKRRSVMNLCVNSSLGTVFLSSKECSLDSHTSEHIYEFVEHGIQQVGAENVVQVVTDNASNNIGASKLLKEKMPTIFWTFCATRTINLMLQSIASLPRYKKVLDQAKSLTIFIYADHKTLALMRTFTKKRDIVRPGVTRFASSFLTLQSLAKKKVELRAMFTSNGWHECKFSKIAKGNVAYSTVLSKEFWQGVTACLKVFAPLVRVLRLVDCDKKPSMGFVYGEIMRAKEEIKHVLSDVPRNYQPIIDIIEEKMKDRLDSPLHLMAYLLNPYYHYKDPQLHLDNVVGIGVIDFCEILFFNNIGMQNKILSEELPKYKKKEGMFGRNIAIKACEVNDDNFNPANWWSTFGVSTPLLKRIAMKILSLTSSSSGCERNWNTFEEMHTKKRNKLESSCLNNLVFVQFNISLMNKNKQDKNIERLVGSDASLAHDWIVENVENDEIEPGLDCNNDAMGVDNALQPRRSARLRDIDEDNFESEGESEEEIIEVEFEDDGECVIEQYGEDEEIGNDSIES, translated from the exons atggcttcatcaagtgCTTCGACTTCTCAAAGTGTTGGATCTTCGGAAGCGTCCACACTTAAAAGGAGATCAAATGATGTAGGATGGGATTATGGTATTTTAGTTGATGCAAAAAATTTGGATAGAGTAAAATGTTTGTTGTGCCGGAAAGTTTTATCCGGTGGAGTGTATCGAATAAAAGAGCATATTGCTCATATACAAGGAAATGTTGTTCCATGTTCTAAAGCTACTAAGGATGATCAACTTAAGTGTAGGAATGCAATCAATGAAGCCAAGatgagaaggaaaaataaaaaagttaatgaTGATAATTTAAGAGCCGAGGTGAATATTAATGCTAGAAGTGAGCCAATTGATGTTGAGGAGTTGCAAGGGTCTCTTGAATCTAGAgttaaagaatatatatgtagatGGGCATATGAGGCTGATATTCCTTTTCATGCATTTGAAAGAGATAGCTTCAAGATGATGTTAGAAGCAATTGGACAATTCGGTCCCGGAGTTGAATTACCAAGTAGATATGAGATGAGTGAAACATTCTTGAAAAAAGAAGTTGATAAAGTTCGTGAGTCTTTGAAGATACATGAAGAGGAGTGGAAGCTAAATGGATGCTCAATCATGACGGATGCTTGGACCGATAGAAAGAGAAGAAGTGTAATGAATTTGTGTGTGAATTCAAGTTTGGGCACCGTTTTCCTTTCTTCTAAAGAGTGTTCACTTGATTCACACACAAGTGAACATATTTATGAGTTTGTTGAGCATGGCATTCAACAAGTTGGAGCTGAAAATGTTGTTCAAGTTGTCACGGATAATGCCTCAAACAACATAGGAGCTTCAAAGTTGTTGAAAGAGAAGATGCCAACCATCTTTTGGACTTTTTGTGCCACTCGCACGATAAATTTAATGCTTCAAAGCATTGCAAGTCTCCCAAGGTACAAGAAAGTTCTTGATCAAGCAAAGTCTTTAACGATCTTTATTTATGCTGATCACAAGACTTTGGCATTGATGAGAACTTTCACAAAGAAAAGAGATATAGTGAGGCCCGGTGTGACTAGATTTGCTTCTTCATTCCTTACTTTGCAAAGTTTAGCCAAGAAAAAGGTTGAATTAAGGGCAATGTTTACTAGCAATGGATGGCATGAATGTAAATTTTCCAAGATAGCTAAAGGGAATGTAGCATACTCAACCGTATTGAGTAAGGAATTTTGGCAAGGTGTAACGGCATGTTTGAAGGTTTTTGCACCGTTGGTGAGAGTGCTTCGACTTGTTGATTGTGATAAGAAGCCATCAATGGGGTTTGTATATGGTGAGATTATGAGAGCAAAAGAGGAAATCAAACATGTTTTGTCCGATGTTCCTAGAAACTATCAACCGATTATTGacattattgaagaaaaaatgaaagataGGCTTGACTCTCCTCTTCATTTGATGGCATATTTGTTGAATCCTTATTACCATTATAAGGATCCACAACTTCATTTAGATAATGTTGTAGGTATTGGAGTTATTGATTTTTGTGAGATTCTATTCTTCAATAATATTGGCATGCAAAATAAGATATTAAGTGAAGAATTGCCAAAATATAAGAAGAAGGAGGGAATGTTTGGAAGGAATATCGCAATCAAAGCATGTGAGGTGAATGATGACAACTTTAATCCCG CAAATTGGTGGTCAACTTTTGGTGTCTCAACTCCTTTATTAAAAAGAATAGCCATGAAGATCCTTTCTTTAACATCTAGTTCTTCTGGGTGTGAAAGAAATTGGAACACGTTTGAAGAG ATGCATACAAAGAAGAGAAATAAGCTTGAATCAAGTTGTCTCAACAATTTAGTTTTTGTCCAATTTAATATTAGTTTGATGAACAAGAACAAACAAGATAAAAATATTGAAAGGTTGGTTGGTAGTGATGCAAGTTTAGCACATGATTGGATTGTGGAAAATGTTGAGAATGATGAGATTGAGCCGGGATTGGATTGCAACAATGATGCTATGGGAGTGGATAATGCATTACAACCCCGGAGAAGTGCTAGATTGAGGGATATTGATGAAGATAACTTTGAATCGGAAGGAGAAAGTGAGGAGGAAATAATTGAAGTGGAATTTGAAGATGATGGAGAATGTGTTATTGAGCAatatggagaagatgaagaaatcgGCAATGATTCTATTGAATCATGA